Proteins encoded within one genomic window of Arachis ipaensis cultivar K30076 chromosome B08, Araip1.1, whole genome shotgun sequence:
- the LOC107613147 gene encoding ALA-interacting subunit 3, with the protein MSSSSAAAFGSADSTAARRNTKRPKYSKFTQQELPACKPILTPRAVISVFLLVSVVFVPVGVASLLASRKVVEIIHRYDAECIPQSNSSDKVAYIQNPSADKTCNITLNVHKHMKSPIHVYYQLDNFYQNHRRYVKSRNDEQLRDSEKWDSTSGCKPEDMANGKPIVPCGLIAWSLFNDTYIFSRNNKNLTVNKKGISWKSDRDHKFGKDVFPKNFQNGSIIGGARLNDSIPLSQQEDLIVWMRTAALPTFRKLYGKIEVDLNEGDTISVILKNNYNTYSFSGKKKLVLSTTGWLGGKNDFLGIAYLTVGGLCFFLAMAFTIIYFVKPRQLGDPSYLSWNRNPGGH; encoded by the exons ATGTCATCTTCGAGCGCAGCGGCTTTTGGATCCGCTGATTCCACAGCTGCAAGAAGAAACACCAAGCGACCTAAGT ATTCGAAGTTTACGCAGCAAGAACTTCCTGCTTGCAAGCCGATTCTTACGCCACGAGCT GTTATTTCCGTATTCTTGCTTGTTAGTGTTGTATTTGTTCCAGTTGGAGTTGCTTCGCTACTTGCTTCACGAAAG GTTGTTGAAATTATTCATAGGTATGATGCAGAGTGCATACCGCAGTCAAATTCTTCAGACAAGGTAGCCTACATTCAGAATCCTTCTGCAGATAAAACATGCAACATAACACTAAAT GTTCACAAGCATATGAAATCACCTATTCATGTTTACTACCAGCTTGACAACTTCTACCAGAATCATCGTCG GTATGTTAAGAGCCGAAATGATGAGCAGTTGAGAGATAGCGAGAAATGGGACTCAACAAGTGGTTGTAAGCCGGAAGATATGGCAAATGGAAAGCCAATTGTACCTTGTGGTCTTATAGCTTGGAGTTTATTCAATGACACATACATCTTCTCCCGTAACAACAAAAATTTGACAGTGAACAAGAAAGGCATTTCCTGGAAGAGTGATAGGGATCATAAATTTGGAAAAGATGTTTTTCCTAAAAATTTCCAAAATGGTTCTATTATTGGTGGTGCACGGCTCAATGATTCCATACCA CTGAGTCAGCAGGAGGATCTTATTGTTTGGATGCGAACTGCTGCACTTCCAACTTTCAGGAAGTTGTATGGCAAGATAGAGGTGGATCTGAATGAAGGTGATACAATTAGTGTGATACTGAAAAATAACTACAACACTTACAGCTTTAGTGGCAAGAAAAAGCTCGTACTGTCAACCACCGGTTGGTTGGGTGGGAAGAATGACTTCCTTGGCATTGCTTATCTCACTGTTGGAGGATTGTGCTTCTTTTTGGCTATGGCCTTCACCATTATCTACTTTGTCAAGCCAAG GCAACTTGGAGATCCATCGTATTTGTCATGGAATAGGAACCCAGGAGGGCACTGA